The following are encoded in a window of Phaseolus vulgaris cultivar G19833 chromosome 3, P. vulgaris v2.0, whole genome shotgun sequence genomic DNA:
- the LOC137806857 gene encoding LOW QUALITY PROTEIN: uncharacterized protein (The sequence of the model RefSeq protein was modified relative to this genomic sequence to represent the inferred CDS: deleted 2 bases in 1 codon) → MEVAVELEDDLFFADLSKQISLLIMDEDEDEDPLPSSPQQHHFQTFSGSLYPPPQSAMFYEHALRRQSKGTGVFIPQSTQPRRKHRKGRSSSNAKHQKQSPDTRTAAQVPSNSTFKSKNG, encoded by the exons ATGGAGGTTGCTGTGGAACTAGAAGATGACCTCTTTTTTGCTGACTTGAGCAAGCAAATTTCTCTCCTAATTatggatgaagatgaagatgaagaccCCCTTCCTTCTTCTCCTCAACAACACCATTTCCAG ACCTTTTCTGGATCATTGTATCCTCCTCCACAGTCTGCTATGTTCTATGAGCATGCTCTGAGAAGACAAAGCAAAGGGACAGGGGTGTTTATCCCTCAATCCACACAGCCTAGAAGGAAGCACAGGAAAGGAAGATCAAGCTCAAACGCAAAACATCAAAAGCAGTCTCCAGATACAAGAACGGCTGCTCAAGTTCCTTCAAAT AGTACTTTCAAATCAAAAAATGGTTGA